The proteins below come from a single Parageobacillus toebii NBRC 107807 genomic window:
- a CDS encoding response regulator transcription factor: MCKKVLVVDDEQSIVTLLTYNLEQAGFTVVTANDGEEAIEKVAFEQPAFIILDLMLPKLDGVEVCKQLRQQKVMTPILMLTAKDDEFDKVLGLELGADDYMTKPFSPREVVARVKAILRRTQLSNGEMETKEIVIGDLKILPDSYEAYFRGERLELTPKEFELLVYLAKHKGRVLTRDQLLSSVWNYDFAGDTRIVDVHISHLREKIEQDTKKPIYIKTIRGLGYKLEGPKRND; this comes from the coding sequence ATGTGTAAAAAAGTATTAGTCGTTGATGATGAGCAATCGATTGTCACACTTTTAACATACAATTTGGAACAAGCGGGTTTTACGGTTGTGACCGCAAATGACGGCGAGGAAGCAATAGAAAAGGTAGCTTTCGAACAGCCAGCATTTATTATTCTTGATTTGATGCTGCCAAAGCTCGATGGGGTGGAAGTATGTAAACAATTGCGCCAGCAAAAAGTGATGACACCGATTTTAATGTTGACGGCGAAAGATGATGAATTTGATAAAGTGCTTGGGCTTGAACTCGGCGCTGATGATTATATGACAAAGCCGTTTAGTCCGCGTGAAGTAGTAGCGAGAGTAAAAGCGATTTTGCGGCGCACGCAGCTTTCTAATGGAGAAATGGAAACAAAAGAAATAGTCATCGGAGATTTAAAGATTCTTCCTGACAGCTATGAGGCATATTTTCGTGGGGAGCGGCTTGAGCTGACTCCAAAAGAATTTGAACTGCTTGTTTATTTAGCAAAACATAAAGGTCGAGTATTAACGAGGGATCAACTGCTAAGTTCGGTATGGAACTATGATTTTGCTGGGGATACTCGTATTGTCGATGTTCACATCAGCCATTTGCGTGAAAAAATTGAACAAGATACAAAAAAACCTATATATATTAAAACAATAAGAGGGCTTGGATATAAACTAGAGGGGCCAAAGCGGAATGACTAG
- the speD gene encoding adenosylmethionine decarboxylase has product MDTMGRHVISELWGCDFDKLNDIEFIEKTFVDAALKSGAEIREVAFHKFAPQGVSGVVIISESHLTIHTFPEHGYASIDVYTCGHLDPTIAADYIADKLGAQTRETIELPRGMRPIEVKKAQAL; this is encoded by the coding sequence ATGGACACAATGGGTCGTCACGTTATCTCAGAATTATGGGGATGCGATTTTGATAAGCTGAACGACATCGAATTTATTGAGAAAACGTTTGTTGATGCTGCGTTGAAATCTGGAGCAGAAATTCGCGAAGTCGCATTCCACAAGTTTGCGCCACAAGGTGTTAGTGGAGTTGTTATTATTTCTGAATCGCACTTGACTATTCATACGTTTCCAGAACATGGATATGCAAGTATCGATGTTTACACATGTGGACACTTAGATCCGACAATTGCGGCGGATTATATCGCCGATAAACTTGGAGCACAAACGCGCGAAACGATTGAACTTCCGCGTGGCATGCGTCCAATTGAAGTGAAAAAAGCACAAGCATTATAA
- a CDS encoding MaoC/PaaZ C-terminal domain-containing protein, translated as MLRKRKLGRNISEITVGEKLVINAKMEDKDLLLYLGLTDDANPLYIQHDYASQTPFKKPIVPAVMLTGMITSAISKYLPGPGSHITKQEIHFLKPVYHYEQLQFLFEVTEIDEECHHIAIAVEAIRQESEKVLEGTLSVCPPYALPTLDSWALENF; from the coding sequence GTGCTGAGAAAACGAAAACTAGGGAGAAATATATCAGAAATCACGGTCGGGGAAAAATTAGTAATTAACGCCAAAATGGAAGATAAAGATTTATTGCTTTATCTTGGATTAACAGATGATGCGAATCCGTTATACATTCAACACGATTACGCTTCACAGACACCGTTTAAAAAGCCGATTGTTCCAGCGGTGATGCTGACAGGTATGATCACATCGGCTATTTCGAAATATTTGCCGGGACCGGGAAGCCATATTACAAAGCAGGAAATTCATTTTCTGAAGCCGGTTTACCATTATGAACAATTGCAATTTTTGTTTGAAGTGACGGAAATAGATGAAGAATGCCATCATATTGCGATTGCTGTCGAAGCGATACGTCAAGAATCAGAAAAAGTGTTAGAAGGTACTTTATCCGTCTGTCCGCCGTATGCACTGCCAACATTGGATAGCTGGGCATTAGAAAATTTTTAA
- the polA gene encoding DNA polymerase I, which yields MKKKLVLIDGNSIAYRAFFALPLLHNDKGIHTNAVYGFTMMLMKILEEEKPTHMLVAFDAGKTTFRHKTFEEYKGGRQQTPPELSEQFPLLRELLDAYRIRFYELENYEADDIIGTLCTKAEKEGFEVKVISGDRDLTQLATDYVTVDITKKGITDVESYTPETVQEKYGLTPEQIIDLKGLMGDKSDNIPGVPGIGEKTALKLLKEFGTIENLLDSIEQVSGNKLKENLAKYRDLALMSKQLATILRDAPVDLSLDDIEYNGYDVDKVIALFKELGFNSLLEKMAAPQGEEEAGVALSDIDYTIVDEVTESILSDKAALVVEVLESNYHKAPILGFAISNEHGNFFIRTDTALSSSLFTTWLEDESKKKSVFDGKRAIVSLKWQGIQLRGIQFDLLIASYLLNPSQSTEDVASIAKTKQYIDVQSDEAVYGKGAKQKIPDEPVLAEHLVRKAAAIRALEQDFICDLQENEQYSLFTDLELPLSSILAEMEFTGVKIDVKRLKEMGEELTEQLKEIEQEIYELAGQEFNINSPKQLGVILFEKLQLPVLKKTKTGYSTSAEVLEKLAPQHEIVEKILHYRQLGKLQSTYIEGLLKVVHHDTNKVHTIFNQALTQTGRLSSTEPNLQNIPIRLEEGRKIRQAFVPSEPDWVIFSADYSQIELRVLAHIANDENLIDAFRHDLDIHTKTAMDIFHVNEDEVTPNMRRQAKAVNFGIVYGISDYGLSQNLNITRKEASEFIKRYFEIFPGVKQYMKDIVQEAKQKGYVTTLLHRRRYLPDITSRNFNLRSFAERTAMNTPIQGSAADIIKKAMIDLSNRLKKENMKARMLLQVHDELILEAPKEEVERLQQIVPEVMENAVQLRVPLKVDYHFGPTWYDAK from the coding sequence TTGAAGAAGAAACTCGTACTCATTGATGGAAATAGCATTGCGTACCGCGCTTTTTTTGCGCTGCCGCTTTTACATAACGATAAAGGGATTCATACGAATGCGGTGTATGGATTTACGATGATGTTAATGAAAATCTTAGAAGAAGAAAAGCCGACACATATGCTCGTTGCCTTTGATGCGGGAAAAACGACATTTCGCCACAAGACGTTTGAAGAATATAAAGGAGGACGGCAGCAAACGCCTCCGGAATTATCCGAACAGTTTCCACTATTACGGGAGCTGCTTGATGCGTACCGAATTCGTTTCTATGAGTTGGAAAATTATGAAGCGGACGATATTATTGGTACGTTATGCACAAAAGCGGAAAAGGAAGGATTTGAAGTAAAAGTTATTTCCGGAGACCGCGATTTAACACAGCTTGCGACTGATTATGTAACGGTAGATATTACAAAAAAAGGTATCACCGATGTGGAATCCTATACTCCAGAAACAGTGCAAGAGAAATACGGATTAACACCGGAGCAAATTATTGATTTAAAAGGATTGATGGGAGATAAATCGGACAATATTCCAGGGGTGCCGGGAATCGGCGAAAAAACGGCATTAAAGCTGTTAAAAGAGTTTGGCACGATTGAAAACCTGCTAGATTCCATCGAGCAAGTAAGCGGAAATAAATTGAAAGAGAATTTGGCAAAATATCGTGACCTTGCTCTTATGAGCAAACAGCTGGCAACCATTTTACGCGATGCTCCAGTCGATCTTTCGTTAGATGATATAGAATATAACGGATATGATGTTGATAAAGTGATTGCTCTATTTAAAGAACTTGGTTTTAACTCGCTTCTTGAAAAAATGGCGGCCCCGCAAGGCGAAGAAGAGGCGGGGGTTGCGCTATCGGACATCGATTATACGATCGTCGATGAGGTAACGGAATCCATTTTGTCCGATAAGGCGGCCCTCGTTGTCGAAGTGTTGGAATCAAACTATCATAAGGCGCCGATTTTGGGCTTTGCGATCTCCAATGAGCATGGAAACTTCTTTATTCGTACAGATACCGCGTTGTCGTCTTCTTTATTTACAACATGGCTGGAAGATGAATCAAAGAAAAAAAGCGTTTTTGATGGCAAGCGGGCAATCGTTTCTTTAAAATGGCAAGGAATACAGTTGCGCGGTATTCAATTTGATTTATTAATCGCTTCGTATTTGTTAAATCCATCCCAATCTACAGAAGATGTCGCTTCTATTGCAAAAACGAAGCAATATATCGACGTTCAGTCCGATGAAGCAGTATATGGAAAAGGCGCGAAACAAAAAATTCCGGATGAGCCAGTTTTAGCGGAACATCTCGTGCGTAAAGCAGCGGCGATACGCGCATTAGAGCAAGATTTTATTTGCGATTTACAGGAAAATGAGCAATATTCTTTATTCACTGATTTGGAATTGCCCCTATCTTCCATTCTTGCGGAGATGGAGTTTACCGGTGTGAAAATTGATGTCAAGCGGTTAAAAGAGATGGGCGAAGAATTGACGGAACAGCTAAAAGAAATAGAACAAGAAATTTACGAATTAGCTGGTCAAGAGTTCAACATCAATTCACCAAAACAGTTAGGTGTCATTTTGTTTGAAAAGCTGCAACTGCCTGTATTGAAAAAAACGAAAACAGGCTATTCCACATCGGCGGAAGTGCTCGAAAAACTTGCGCCACAACATGAAATTGTCGAGAAAATTTTGCATTACCGCCAATTAGGAAAACTGCAATCAACGTATATCGAAGGGTTATTAAAAGTGGTGCATCATGACACGAACAAAGTTCATACGATTTTTAACCAAGCGCTCACCCAGACAGGACGGTTGAGCTCTACGGAACCAAATTTGCAAAACATCCCGATTCGTTTAGAAGAAGGGCGAAAAATCCGACAAGCGTTCGTTCCATCAGAACCGGATTGGGTGATTTTTTCCGCGGATTATTCGCAAATTGAATTGCGTGTGCTTGCCCATATTGCAAATGATGAAAATTTAATTGATGCGTTTCGTCACGATTTAGATATTCATACGAAAACAGCAATGGATATTTTTCATGTGAACGAAGATGAAGTGACGCCAAACATGCGCCGGCAAGCGAAAGCGGTAAACTTTGGCATTGTTTACGGCATCAGCGACTATGGGCTGTCGCAAAACTTAAATATTACTAGGAAGGAAGCAAGTGAATTTATTAAACGATATTTTGAGATTTTTCCAGGGGTAAAGCAATATATGAAAGATATCGTCCAAGAGGCAAAACAAAAAGGTTATGTTACTACGCTTTTGCATCGTCGCCGCTATTTGCCGGACATTACAAGCCGAAACTTCAACTTGCGCAGCTTTGCGGAACGAACAGCGATGAATACACCGATTCAAGGGAGCGCTGCCGATATTATTAAAAAAGCGATGATCGATTTATCGAATCGGTTGAAAAAAGAAAACATGAAAGCACGAATGTTGCTGCAGGTGCATGACGAACTCATTTTGGAAGCGCCTAAAGAAGAAGTAGAACGATTGCAACAAATTGTTCCGGAAGTAATGGAAAATGCGGTGCAATTACGGGTACCGCTTAAAGTGGATTATCATTTTGGACCAACATGGTATGACGCAAAGTAA
- a CDS encoding replication initiation and membrane attachment family protein, with product MEHHWKELIPVDRYTVRSNGVLHDFDRKVLTLLYQPLIGHRALSLYMTLWCEQELLSEKETTHHSLMVLMQCSLREIYEERLKLEGIGLLKTYVNNEEPKLFIYELQPPLTPEQFFMDGMLNVFLYNRIGKHKFQELKQFFSTPSIDQTKFSPITRAFHDVFASVHVEQMVANMNEETQEDLRLVDGYEYISRKENTYELSDDVFDFELFFAGLSKHMVPKRAITAKVKEAIKKLAFLYGVGPLDMQKIVMSVIDPSNHIDIDALRKAVHEWYEFERGDSPPNLSSRVQPLPYRTMTNVEPKTKEELLIKQLETISPRQLLIEISGGAEPSMSDLQLIEDIMFQQKLLPGVVNVLIYYVMLRTNMKLSKAYVEKIASHWARKKVRTVKEAMELAKQEAKTYQSWANEKSKRTNRKAVRKELLPEWLNMDYSQNDDQDKEENINIEEKRRELEERLKKYRNE from the coding sequence ATGGAACATCATTGGAAAGAATTAATTCCTGTTGACCGTTATACGGTACGGAGCAATGGAGTGTTGCATGATTTTGACCGAAAAGTGCTCACTCTCCTTTATCAACCGCTAATAGGCCATCGGGCATTAAGTCTTTATATGACGTTATGGTGCGAGCAGGAGCTTCTTTCGGAAAAAGAAACGACCCATCATAGTTTAATGGTGCTTATGCAATGCAGTTTGCGAGAAATCTATGAAGAACGTTTAAAATTAGAAGGAATTGGGCTATTAAAGACGTATGTCAATAATGAAGAACCGAAATTGTTTATTTATGAGCTGCAGCCGCCGCTTACACCAGAGCAATTTTTCATGGATGGAATGCTTAACGTTTTCCTCTATAACCGTATCGGCAAACATAAGTTTCAAGAGCTGAAACAGTTCTTTTCCACCCCATCCATTGACCAAACGAAATTTTCTCCTATTACTCGCGCGTTTCATGATGTATTTGCGTCTGTGCATGTGGAACAAATGGTTGCTAATATGAATGAAGAAACGCAAGAAGATTTGCGGCTTGTTGATGGGTATGAGTATATCAGCAGAAAAGAGAATACGTACGAACTTAGCGATGATGTATTTGATTTCGAACTATTTTTTGCCGGTTTATCTAAACATATGGTGCCAAAGCGGGCGATTACGGCAAAGGTAAAAGAAGCGATAAAAAAATTAGCCTTTTTATACGGTGTTGGACCGCTTGACATGCAAAAAATTGTCATGAGTGTGATTGATCCGTCTAACCATATTGATATCGATGCATTGCGGAAAGCCGTTCATGAGTGGTATGAATTTGAACGCGGAGATTCTCCTCCTAACTTAAGTTCGCGAGTGCAGCCGCTTCCGTATCGTACGATGACGAATGTCGAACCAAAAACGAAAGAGGAACTGTTGATAAAGCAGCTTGAAACCATTTCCCCCCGCCAATTGTTAATAGAAATATCTGGCGGAGCCGAACCATCGATGAGCGATTTGCAGCTGATTGAGGACATTATGTTTCAACAAAAATTGCTTCCGGGTGTTGTGAACGTATTAATTTATTATGTGATGTTGCGTACAAATATGAAACTATCCAAAGCATATGTTGAAAAAATTGCCAGTCATTGGGCGCGGAAAAAAGTACGCACCGTCAAAGAGGCAATGGAGCTGGCAAAGCAAGAAGCAAAAACATATCAAAGCTGGGCAAATGAAAAAAGCAAAAGAACAAACAGAAAAGCAGTGCGAAAAGAATTGTTGCCAGAATGGCTTAATATGGATTATAGTCAAAACGATGATCAAGACAAAGAGGAAAATATCAATATCGAAGAAAAGCGCCGGGAATTAGAGGAACGATTAAAAAAATACCGCAATGAATAA
- the mutM gene encoding DNA-formamidopyrimidine glycosylase — protein sequence MPELPEVEIIRRTLIPLTAGKTIADIQVFWPKIIKYPADVTEFIETMKGQTIRDIHRRGKFLKFILDEHVLISHLRMEGRYAVCKKEDPIEPHTHIIFRFIDGTELRYRDVRKFGTMHLYRKGEEEARLPLSQLGPEPFSETFTANFLAQRLRKTNRTIKTALLDQTVVVGLGNIYVDESLFRAGIHPERISSSLTDEEVARLHREMVTILQEAIEKGGSTVRSYVNTNGEAGTFQLQLFVYGRKGEPCQRCGQPIQKTVVAGRGTHYCAFCQH from the coding sequence ATGCCAGAACTGCCGGAAGTCGAAATCATTCGTCGCACTCTTATTCCATTAACCGCCGGTAAAACCATTGCCGATATCCAAGTATTTTGGCCAAAAATCATTAAGTATCCGGCAGATGTTACCGAATTTATTGAAACAATGAAAGGACAAACAATTCGTGATATTCATAGACGGGGGAAATTTTTAAAATTTATTCTTGATGAACATGTGCTTATTTCTCATTTGCGTATGGAAGGACGTTATGCGGTTTGTAAAAAGGAAGATCCTATCGAACCGCATACGCATATTATTTTCCGATTTATAGACGGCACAGAACTTCGCTATCGCGACGTAAGAAAATTTGGAACGATGCATCTTTATCGAAAAGGAGAAGAAGAGGCGCGGCTGCCTTTGTCACAGTTAGGTCCTGAACCGTTTTCGGAAACATTTACTGCCAATTTTCTTGCACAGCGGCTGCGAAAAACGAACCGTACGATCAAAACGGCACTTCTTGACCAAACGGTTGTCGTTGGGCTCGGCAATATTTATGTAGATGAGTCACTATTCCGTGCTGGAATCCATCCTGAACGTATCTCGTCGTCATTAACTGACGAGGAAGTTGCTCGCTTACATCGCGAAATGGTGACAATATTACAAGAAGCGATTGAAAAAGGAGGAAGCACGGTAAGGTCATACGTTAACACAAATGGAGAAGCAGGAACGTTTCAACTGCAGTTATTTGTGTACGGACGAAAAGGAGAGCCGTGCCAACGCTGCGGGCAGCCGATTCAAAAAACGGTTGTTGCCGGTCGGGGGACTCATTATTGTGCATTTTGTCAGCATTAA
- a CDS encoding glyceraldehyde-3-phosphate dehydrogenase: protein MKAKVAINGFGRIGRMVFRKAIYSPDLDIVAINASYPSETLAHLIKYDSNHGKFDGEVVPLEDGLLVNGKKVKLLSSRDPKELPWKELDIDIVIEATGKFNSREKASLHLEAGAKRVILTAPGKNEDVTIVVGVNEHVLDIDQHFIISNASCTTNCLAPVVKVLDEAFGIENGLMTTVHAYTNDQKNIDNPHKDLRRARSCGQSIIPTTTGAAKALGLVLPHLKGKLHGMALRVPTPNVSLVDLVVDVKKEVTVEEVNETFIRAANGPLKGILDFTMEPLVSIDFNTNPHSAIIDGLSTMVMEGRKIKVLAWYDNEWGYSCRVVDLANMIANKMREKLSVNV, encoded by the coding sequence ATGAAAGCGAAAGTGGCGATTAATGGGTTCGGACGAATCGGGAGAATGGTATTCCGCAAGGCGATTTATTCCCCGGATCTGGATATCGTAGCGATTAATGCGAGTTACCCATCCGAAACGTTAGCGCATTTAATAAAATATGATTCGAATCATGGGAAATTTGATGGTGAAGTGGTCCCACTAGAAGATGGGCTTCTTGTCAACGGTAAAAAAGTTAAGCTGCTCAGTTCGCGCGATCCGAAAGAGTTGCCGTGGAAAGAGTTGGATATTGACATTGTGATCGAAGCAACAGGAAAATTTAATTCCCGGGAAAAAGCAAGCCTTCACCTAGAGGCAGGAGCCAAACGAGTGATTTTAACAGCACCTGGGAAAAATGAGGATGTAACGATTGTCGTTGGCGTAAACGAACATGTGCTTGACATTGACCAACACTTTATTATTTCCAACGCCTCTTGTACAACAAACTGCCTTGCTCCTGTTGTGAAAGTTCTTGATGAGGCGTTTGGAATTGAAAACGGTTTAATGACGACCGTTCATGCATATACGAACGACCAAAAAAATATTGATAATCCGCATAAAGATTTGCGCCGTGCGCGCTCTTGCGGGCAATCGATCATTCCAACAACGACCGGTGCGGCAAAAGCGTTAGGATTAGTACTGCCTCACTTAAAAGGAAAATTGCACGGAATGGCGCTCCGCGTTCCGACGCCAAACGTATCGTTAGTCGATTTAGTCGTGGATGTGAAAAAAGAGGTAACAGTAGAAGAAGTAAACGAGACGTTTATTCGCGCAGCAAACGGTCCGCTAAAAGGAATTCTTGATTTTACAATGGAACCGCTTGTTTCCATCGACTTCAACACGAATCCACACTCAGCGATTATTGATGGATTGTCCACGATGGTGATGGAAGGGCGCAAAATCAAGGTGTTAGCCTGGTACGATAATGAGTGGGGTTATTCTTGCCGCGTCGTCGATTTAGCGAATATGATAGCAAATAAAATGAGGGAAAAGTTAAGCGTAAACGTATAA
- the pnpS gene encoding two-component system histidine kinase PnpS: MTSFRSRLLFGLVTLIVTVLICLGILLGQLFKDFYVETMNIRMEKEAKAIAILLKNESLDRIRQDLQEMSEALSSRITILDNHEKTLFDTGHVAHISDEDHEQIIRNILRRNQLNQFSVIEKTDDVYYYIVPFTKNGKNAGYVILSSPTNSLKKVTQQIWGVLISSLGTALIVIILLGLKIADQYMKPIEAATKVAFELAKGNYKARVPHVKNNETGMLVHSINRLARNLQEISKAREMETDRLHTLIENVGIGLILIDSRGYINLINRAFKESFHIHPVDYLYRPYTEAFAHKEIVQLVNEIFMKETKIRKQLLLTIGIDRKHFEVYGAPIIGTNDEWKGIVLVFHDITELKKLEQMRKDFVANVSHELKTPITSIKGFAETLLDGAMKDEQTLEYFLSIIWKESERLQTLVQDLLDLSKIEQQGFRLHLETVDLADLLREIAVMFQQKAEEKGIDFYLHAPKLVYMEGDANRIKQIFINLITNALTYTPKGGKVELMIEEKEKEILVHVKDTGIGIDEQEIPRIFERFYRVDKARGRNSGGTGLGLAIVKHLVEAHHGHITVKSTVGKGTTFTVHFPKQMQFD; the protein is encoded by the coding sequence ATGACTAGCTTCCGATCGCGTCTATTGTTTGGACTTGTGACATTAATTGTCACGGTATTGATTTGTCTCGGTATATTGCTTGGGCAGTTGTTTAAAGACTTTTATGTGGAAACTATGAATATACGAATGGAAAAGGAAGCAAAAGCAATTGCCATTTTATTAAAAAATGAATCACTTGATCGAATTCGCCAAGATTTACAAGAGATGAGCGAAGCGTTATCGTCACGTATTACCATATTAGATAACCATGAAAAAACGTTGTTTGATACAGGACATGTTGCTCATATTAGCGATGAAGACCATGAACAGATCATTCGCAATATTTTGCGGAGAAACCAATTAAATCAATTTTCCGTTATTGAAAAAACAGATGATGTCTATTACTATATCGTTCCTTTTACAAAAAACGGGAAAAACGCGGGATATGTCATTTTAAGCTCCCCGACCAATTCGTTAAAAAAAGTGACTCAGCAAATTTGGGGGGTATTAATTAGCAGTTTAGGTACAGCACTTATTGTCATTATTTTGTTAGGGCTAAAAATAGCTGATCAATATATGAAACCGATCGAAGCAGCAACAAAAGTGGCATTTGAATTGGCAAAAGGGAATTATAAAGCGAGAGTTCCGCATGTAAAAAATAATGAAACAGGAATGCTCGTCCATTCTATTAACCGGCTTGCCCGCAATTTGCAAGAGATAAGCAAGGCGCGGGAAATGGAAACAGACCGTTTGCATACACTGATTGAAAACGTCGGAATTGGGCTCATTTTGATCGATAGCCGGGGATATATCAATTTAATTAACCGCGCCTTTAAAGAGAGTTTCCATATTCATCCGGTTGATTATTTATACCGGCCGTATACAGAAGCGTTTGCCCATAAAGAAATTGTTCAACTTGTAAATGAAATTTTTATGAAAGAAACAAAAATTCGCAAACAGCTGTTGCTGACGATCGGGATTGATCGAAAGCATTTTGAAGTATACGGTGCCCCAATTATTGGAACGAATGATGAATGGAAAGGGATTGTTCTTGTTTTCCATGATATTACTGAACTGAAAAAACTAGAACAAATGCGCAAAGATTTTGTTGCGAACGTATCCCATGAATTAAAAACACCGATTACGTCGATTAAAGGGTTTGCTGAGACATTGCTTGATGGCGCGATGAAAGATGAACAAACGCTGGAGTATTTTTTGTCGATTATTTGGAAAGAAAGCGAACGATTGCAAACGTTAGTGCAAGATTTGCTCGATTTGTCGAAAATAGAGCAGCAAGGATTTCGACTTCATTTGGAAACGGTGGATCTTGCGGATCTTTTGCGTGAAATTGCCGTCATGTTTCAACAAAAGGCCGAAGAAAAAGGGATTGATTTTTATTTGCATGCGCCAAAATTGGTATATATGGAAGGAGATGCGAACCGCATTAAGCAAATATTTATTAATTTAATTACAAATGCTTTAACGTATACACCGAAAGGCGGAAAAGTGGAATTAATGATAGAGGAAAAAGAAAAAGAAATTCTCGTTCACGTAAAAGATACAGGGATCGGCATTGATGAACAGGAGATCCCACGCATTTTTGAGCGGTTTTACCGTGTGGATAAGGCAAGAGGCCGCAACTCCGGCGGGACTGGTTTGGGGCTGGCCATTGTAAAACATTTAGTGGAAGCACATCACGGTCATATTACGGTAAAAAGCACGGTCGGAAAAGGAACGACATTTACGGTGCATTTTCCGAAACAAATGCAGTTCGATTAG
- the coaE gene encoding dephospho-CoA kinase (Dephospho-CoA kinase (CoaE) performs the final step in coenzyme A biosynthesis.), with translation MTLTIGLTGGIASGKSTVTEMIRGLGIPVIDADQVARDVVKVGEEAYEQIIKTFGQDILQENGEIDRAKLGAIVFYNEQERKKLNAIVHPAVRRRMLAEKEAYVQKGAKTIVLDIPLLFESELTHLIDKIIVVYVDNDIQLERLMKRNGFSEEEALARIRSQMPLHEKVKKADAVINNNGTIEETKQQLLQILKEWNAL, from the coding sequence ATGACACTTACGATCGGATTAACAGGCGGCATCGCGAGCGGAAAAAGCACAGTAACGGAGATGATTCGCGGTCTTGGCATACCCGTTATTGATGCCGATCAAGTTGCTCGCGATGTCGTCAAAGTGGGAGAGGAAGCGTACGAACAAATTATTAAGACGTTTGGACAGGACATTTTGCAGGAAAATGGGGAAATTGACCGAGCGAAATTAGGAGCGATCGTTTTTTATAATGAGCAGGAACGAAAAAAGCTGAACGCCATCGTGCATCCGGCTGTCCGCCGGCGTATGCTTGCCGAAAAAGAAGCGTACGTTCAAAAAGGGGCAAAAACGATCGTTTTAGATATTCCGCTTTTATTTGAAAGCGAACTTACTCACTTGATTGATAAAATCATTGTTGTATATGTTGATAATGATATCCAGCTTGAGCGCTTGATGAAACGGAACGGTTTTTCCGAAGAGGAGGCTCTTGCAAGAATTCGATCGCAAATGCCGCTTCATGAAAAGGTGAAAAAAGCGGATGCGGTCATCAACAATAACGGAACAATTGAAGAAACCAAACAACAACTTTTACAAATTTTAAAAGAATGGAACGCCCTATAA
- the nrdR gene encoding transcriptional regulator NrdR translates to MRCPSCQHHGTRVLDSRPVDEGRSIRRRRECEQCHYRFTTFEKVEEMPLIVVKKQGMREEFSRDKILRGLIKACEKRPVALEELEKITQDIERELRNQGVAEVKSETIGEMVMERLSKVDEVAYVRFASVYRQFKDLNVFIEELKELIKKEQR, encoded by the coding sequence ATGAGATGCCCATCATGCCAGCATCACGGCACAAGAGTCCTTGATTCGCGTCCGGTGGATGAAGGACGTTCGATTCGGCGCAGACGGGAATGCGAACAATGCCACTATCGCTTTACAACATTTGAAAAAGTGGAAGAAATGCCGCTGATTGTCGTGAAAAAACAAGGAATGCGCGAAGAATTTAGCCGTGATAAAATTTTGCGCGGTTTAATTAAAGCGTGTGAAAAGCGTCCTGTTGCTTTAGAAGAACTCGAAAAAATTACGCAGGACATTGAAAGGGAGCTTCGCAATCAAGGAGTAGCGGAAGTGAAAAGCGAAACGATCGGTGAAATGGTGATGGAACGTTTATCGAAAGTGGACGAGGTTGCTTACGTCCGTTTTGCTTCCGTGTATCGCCAATTTAAAGATTTAAATGTATTTATTGAAGAACTAAAAGAGCTAATTAAAAAAGAACAACGTTAA